One part of the Trichomycterus rosablanca isolate fTriRos1 chromosome 25, fTriRos1.hap1, whole genome shotgun sequence genome encodes these proteins:
- the ech1 gene encoding delta(3,5)-Delta(2,4)-dienoyl-CoA isomerase, mitochondrial — protein sequence MNSVLRSAFMRSRGLWHPSLNAVRAMSAVGGPTPPFTTLSITHPATHITHVELHRPEKRNAMNKAFWSEMIDCFNQIAEDPECRVVVFSGAGKTFTAGIDLMDLAGDVLQPQGDDTARMSWNLRRIIARYQETFTVIEKCPKPVVVAVQGACLGGGVDLITACDIRLCTQDAWFQVKEVDIGLAADVGTLQRLPKVIGNRSLVNELALTARKMHSDEAKSSGLVSRVFPDKESMMAGAMEIAGEIAARSPVAVQGTKINLLYSRDHSVAEGLDYMVTWNMSMLQTQDLVKSAQAALEKKSPKEVPFSKL from the exons ATGAACTCCGTTCTGAGGTCTGCTTTTATGAGAA GCAGAGGACTGTGGCATCCTTCGTTAAATGCCGTTAGAGCCATGTCAGCTGTAGGAGGCCCCACCCCACCCTTCACCACCCTATCCATCACTCACCCAGCCACTCATATCACCCATGTAGAGCTGCACCGCCCAGAGAAACGCAACGCCATGAACAAGGCTTTTTGGAG TGAAATGATTGACTGTTTTAACCAGATTGCTGAGGACCCGGAGTGTCGTGTGGTGGTCTTCTCAGGTGCTGGAAAGACTTTTACTGCAG GTATTGATCTTATGGACCTTGCTGGCGATGTGCTGCAGCCCCAAGGAGATGATACGGCCAGGATGTCATGGAACTTACGGCGTATTATTGCCAGATATCAGGAAACTTTCACAGTCAttgaaaag TGTCCTAAGCCGGTGGTGGTGGCAGTGCAGGGAGCATGTTTGGGCGGGG GAGTGGATCTGATCACAGCTTGTGATATTCGTCTCTGCACCCAGGATGCCTGGTTTCAAGTGAAG GAGGTAGACATTGGCCTGGCAGCAGATGTTGGAACGCTGCAGCGCCTTCCCAAAGTGATCGGCAATCGGAG CTTAGTGAATGAATTGGCTCTGACTGCGAGGAAGATGCACTCTGATGAAGCCAAGAGCTCCGGACTGGTCAG TCGTGTCTTCCCTGATAAAGAGTCGATGATGGCAGGAGCCATGGAAATAGCTGGTGAAATCGCAGCCCGGAGTCCTGTTGCCGTGCAGGGGACCAAAATCAATCTCTTGTACTCCAGAGACCACAGTGTGGCCGAGGGCCTGGACTACATG GTTACTTGGAACATGAGCATGCTGCAGACACAAGACCTAGTGAAGTCAGCACAGGCAGCCCTGGAGAAAAAGAGCCCCAAAGAAGTGCCCTTCTCCAAACTCTGA